One Azospirillum lipoferum 4B DNA segment encodes these proteins:
- a CDS encoding ATP-binding protein, producing the protein MTGGSRAEAGRSEAGKAGVVRIGVGTRLFGALAFNGLVAFLIGLGAYIAFDGLHAGITKVTSEQFPAVVASAKLERQHQRIMRTLEQLALSDDNFGRETIKQGLADQLDGYDRLLAEMESSDARQARRIAGLKQQRDEILRLRDAIDRGVTARVAARRALADRTRDVRRMADALAEPGLRGVEDVGVQRWLAMAERLLFLIASVHQAENSFALARLADGAAAQVESLASSVPQGLADGVSDRLTRLAEGMRAVVEGDRSVFRQRQAELQASEALNGLVDRANQVSLVNTGLNTGIFVEQTKAAEESRQQVIEVSTTYTRLFFASVGVVVLGMVLSVLYVRRKVLARLWAVSEAIRDRTGGGRAEVPATGADEIGELARALRFYIQETEDKSEALRRNEQWLRTVLEAAPVPLVISGRADGQIRFVNRRAADLFEVADAGELLGRPAASVWYVPAVREEFVRDVFASGLALDVETELVTRTGRRLWGLLSGIAFEFQGEEVLLSSVVDITRRREAEELLRRTQAFLDAVIDNVPSVLYVLEGDTGRVVLWNRAAEDCFGTRRADIEDRTLTAVLGHETGRALAGGVPGSMRSLGVEELVLARNGESAVFALQRHPFEWSGDGRCRIICVANDITASRRAREELRQAKERAERADAAKTEFLATVSHEMRTPLNGILGLCRLLLTGQLHAGERRYAMSIMRCGHGLLDQVNDILDLRKIEDGKLDLDPAPCALLPVLEEVVATVEGLANEKGIDLDLDIAPEVPELVVIDRQRLRQILVNLVGNAVKFTERGGVELRVDIEPGPERSGSGEMLRLAVRDTGIGVPPERRAAIFEKLEQADPTIARRFGGSGLGLAIVRHLLDAMQGSIRVDSAVGLGSVFTVTIPLQRVEESALPEQRPGRLLPISRVRSLALLLVEDDAINREVALGLLSDAGHRITVAETGEKALELAGRRRYDAVLLDIRLPDIDGPEVARRIRAFPDADRAAVPIVAVTANVFAADRARYLDAGIDAVIEKPIFPERLMHLLSNAVASRGEGAGDGEDPGCDRAAVANPARPLVVEEDVSDEILERYIRSLGPARFATIRGLLLDSAQEGLPRLTAAETPDDEIEDIAHRLAGAASHFGLTRFVGLMRAVEDGMREGRRVEAQELAATAESVFSRGLAAMDAVQGMLQGA; encoded by the coding sequence ATGACAGGCGGCAGCAGGGCGGAGGCCGGCAGGTCCGAAGCCGGCAAGGCGGGGGTGGTGAGGATCGGCGTCGGCACGCGTCTGTTCGGCGCGCTCGCCTTCAACGGTCTGGTTGCCTTCCTGATCGGGCTTGGCGCCTACATCGCCTTCGACGGCCTGCATGCCGGCATCACCAAGGTGACCTCGGAGCAGTTTCCCGCCGTCGTCGCCTCCGCCAAGCTGGAGCGCCAGCATCAGCGGATCATGCGGACCCTGGAACAACTGGCCCTGTCAGACGATAATTTTGGTCGCGAAACGATCAAGCAGGGGCTGGCCGACCAGCTGGACGGCTATGACCGGCTGCTGGCGGAGATGGAATCGTCCGACGCCCGACAGGCAAGGCGGATCGCCGGGCTGAAGCAGCAGCGCGACGAGATCCTGCGGCTGCGCGACGCCATCGACCGCGGCGTGACCGCCCGCGTCGCTGCCCGCCGCGCCTTGGCCGACCGGACCCGCGACGTGCGGCGGATGGCCGACGCCCTGGCGGAACCGGGACTGCGCGGGGTCGAGGATGTGGGCGTGCAGCGCTGGCTGGCGATGGCCGAGCGGCTGTTGTTCCTGATCGCCTCGGTCCATCAGGCGGAGAACAGCTTCGCCCTGGCCCGGCTGGCCGACGGCGCGGCGGCGCAGGTGGAGAGCCTTGCCTCTTCGGTGCCGCAAGGGCTTGCGGACGGGGTATCGGACCGGCTGACCCGGCTGGCCGAGGGCATGCGCGCGGTGGTGGAGGGCGACCGTTCCGTCTTCCGCCAGCGGCAGGCGGAATTGCAGGCGTCGGAGGCGCTGAACGGGCTGGTCGACCGCGCCAATCAGGTTTCGCTGGTCAACACCGGCCTCAACACCGGCATCTTCGTCGAGCAGACCAAGGCGGCGGAGGAAAGCCGCCAGCAGGTGATCGAGGTGTCCACCACCTACACCCGCCTGTTCTTCGCCTCGGTCGGGGTGGTGGTGCTGGGGATGGTGCTGTCGGTGCTGTATGTCCGGCGCAAGGTGCTGGCCCGGCTGTGGGCGGTCAGCGAGGCGATCCGCGACCGCACCGGGGGCGGCAGGGCGGAGGTGCCGGCGACCGGTGCCGACGAGATCGGCGAACTGGCCCGCGCGCTGCGCTTCTACATCCAGGAGACCGAGGACAAGAGCGAGGCGCTGCGCCGCAACGAGCAATGGCTGCGCACGGTGCTGGAGGCGGCACCGGTCCCGCTGGTGATCTCCGGCCGCGCCGACGGCCAGATCCGCTTCGTTAACCGCCGCGCCGCCGACCTGTTCGAGGTCGCCGATGCCGGCGAGTTGCTGGGCCGGCCGGCCGCCTCCGTCTGGTACGTCCCGGCGGTGCGCGAGGAGTTCGTCCGCGACGTCTTCGCCAGCGGTCTGGCGCTCGATGTCGAAACGGAGCTGGTGACCCGCACCGGCCGCCGGCTGTGGGGCCTGCTGTCCGGCATCGCCTTCGAGTTCCAGGGGGAGGAGGTGCTGCTGAGTTCGGTGGTCGACATCACCCGCCGCCGCGAGGCGGAGGAGTTGCTGCGCCGGACCCAGGCCTTCCTGGACGCCGTGATCGACAATGTGCCGAGCGTGCTCTATGTGCTGGAGGGCGATACCGGCCGGGTCGTGCTGTGGAACCGGGCGGCGGAGGATTGCTTCGGCACCCGCCGCGCCGACATCGAGGACCGTACCCTGACCGCGGTGCTGGGGCACGAGACCGGGCGGGCGCTGGCCGGCGGCGTTCCCGGCTCCATGCGGTCGTTGGGCGTGGAGGAGCTGGTGCTGGCCCGCAACGGCGAGAGTGCGGTCTTCGCCCTGCAGCGCCATCCCTTCGAATGGTCGGGCGACGGCCGCTGCCGAATCATCTGCGTCGCCAACGACATCACCGCCTCGCGCCGGGCGCGGGAGGAACTGCGGCAGGCCAAGGAGCGGGCGGAACGCGCCGACGCCGCCAAGACCGAATTCCTCGCCACCGTCAGCCACGAGATGCGCACGCCGCTGAACGGCATCCTCGGCCTGTGCAGGCTGCTGTTGACCGGGCAGCTGCATGCGGGCGAGCGGCGCTATGCCATGTCGATCATGCGTTGCGGCCATGGGCTGCTCGATCAGGTCAACGACATCCTCGACCTGCGCAAGATCGAGGACGGCAAGCTCGACCTCGACCCCGCTCCCTGCGCGCTGCTGCCGGTGCTGGAAGAGGTCGTTGCGACAGTGGAAGGACTGGCGAACGAGAAGGGGATCGACCTCGACCTCGACATCGCGCCGGAGGTGCCGGAACTTGTGGTGATCGACCGGCAGCGGCTGCGCCAGATCCTGGTGAACCTCGTCGGCAACGCGGTGAAGTTCACGGAACGCGGCGGGGTGGAGTTGCGCGTCGATATCGAACCGGGGCCGGAACGTTCCGGTTCCGGAGAGATGCTGCGTCTGGCAGTGCGCGACACCGGCATCGGCGTGCCGCCGGAACGCCGCGCCGCCATCTTCGAGAAGCTGGAACAGGCCGATCCCACCATCGCCCGGCGCTTCGGCGGCAGCGGGCTGGGGCTCGCCATCGTGCGGCACCTGCTGGACGCCATGCAGGGCAGCATCCGGGTCGACAGCGCGGTCGGGCTGGGTAGCGTCTTCACCGTCACCATTCCCCTGCAGCGGGTGGAGGAAAGCGCCCTGCCGGAGCAGCGGCCCGGTCGGCTCCTGCCGATCAGCCGGGTGCGGTCGCTGGCCCTGCTGCTGGTGGAGGACGACGCGATCAACCGCGAGGTGGCGCTGGGCCTGCTGTCCGATGCCGGCCATCGCATCACCGTCGCCGAAACGGGAGAGAAGGCGCTGGAACTGGCGGGCCGGCGGCGTTACGACGCCGTGCTTCTGGACATCCGCCTGCCCGACATCGACGGGCCGGAGGTGGCGCGCCGCATCCGCGCCTTCCCGGATGCCGACCGGGCGGCGGTGCCGATCGTCGCGGTGACCGCCAACGTCTTCGCCGCCGACCGCGCCCGCTATCTCGACGCCGGCATCGACGCGGTGATCGAAAAGCCGATCTTCCCGGAGCGGCTGATGCACCTGCTGTCCAACGCCGTCGCTTCGCGCGGGGAGGGCGCCGGCGATGGCGAGGACCCCGGCTGCGACCGGGCGGCGGTCGCGAACCCCGCCCGTCCGCTGGTCGTGGAGGAGGATGTGAGCGACGAGATCCTGGAGCGTTATATCCGGTCCCTCGGCCCGGCGCGCTTCGCCACCATCCGCGGGTTGCTGCTGGACTCCGCGCAGGAAGGGCTGCCCCGCCTAACCGCCGCCGAGACTCCCGACGACGAGATCGAGGACATCGCCCACCGTCTGGCCGGCGCCGCCAGCCATTTCGGCCTGACCCGCTTCGTCGGGCTGATGCGCGCGGTGGAAGACGGCATGCGCGAAGGCCGCCGCGTCGAGGCCCAGGAGCTTGCCGCGACGGCGGAATCGGTGTTCAGCCGCGGGCTCGCCGCGATGGACGCGGTGCAGGGAATGCTGCAGGGGGCGTAA